DNA sequence from the Xenopus tropicalis strain Nigerian chromosome 4, UCB_Xtro_10.0, whole genome shotgun sequence genome:
aTGAGTAAACGCTACCCTCTAACGCTACAGGGCATAAGAACTATAGCAAACTTTGAACCTTATATTACATTTAACTATACGTCTCTGGAAGTGCCCAGTGTTCCTTTACTGGGTAAATATCAGCAAATGCAGTGCTGCCCAAGCattagtgtgaagacacacagagctacaagtagcagctacttgtcacggttacAGAAATAGACAACACTGATCagatcatttacagataactgtctctatgtgtgttttaccagaggcaattctcagtattttctatggcagggaattttctggcatttagtaaccatgagaagtagctgctactaagtagctctgtgtgccttacTCTTGTTGCCTTGGAAATAAAAAGCTCAGAGTTGGCCTATAGCACTTTAGATCCTAAATGAGGCTAGCTGCATTAGATAAGAGGATGCTAAACCCTAAGCTACATTAGATAAGAGGAAGAGGAGGACATATATGTTGGTCAACCTATATGTCCTACCATAAATGCTTCAATGATGTAAACCAACGCTCTCCATCTTTTTCCATGCAGTGGACCAACTAGTTGACATACTACGTTTGTCACACACATCAGTCTATGGAGGCCATAGGAAGGTAGGAGCCATAAGTATACCTTTTTATGAAGTGGATCATCTATCTGATATGTCAGCTAGATTATCAACTGCATAAAAAaaggcatatttatatttatctatgtTCATTGACCAAAATATATTATAATGATGAAGACATACACAGCAGTCAATGGAGGTCATAGGAAGGTAGGTGCCATAAAAATACCTTGAAAGGTCTGTGGACCTCCAGTTTATATCCCTAATGTAAACAATATTTTTCAAAAAGGAGTGACTTAGTCAGATTGCTAGAACATGAACTATAACATCAGAAATGTTGGTTTAAGATACAAGGATGGAACACAATACAATGGATAGGCCCAACTTGCAAGCacaaaaactactataatttttaaagaaatgcAAATAATGTTTTATCCTAAGaactatataaaacaaaataaatcaattttagcCACAAATACAGAATACAATAAATGTTGAGGGGTCTCAGGAGTTACAGCAATTGTTTAATGTATGCTGTTGCTACCCAATGCACATTCTATCAAATTCTGTAGGCTTTAATGTGTATTATATCCAAAATACTGACACTACAGTTAGTGGACTACATATATGTGAGATTATTAGAAGGgcaaatataataatgtaaactCAAACTTGATCTAGCTAAGACTAACTGTCATATTGTACATTTTGACTATTTATATTTCTAAGGATAAACACATTGCAGGTTGCTATGTGCACTATGTGCAACAGAGGTTCTGATGCAGAgggtaaacaaaaaaaattgacccCTTCTGTTTCTTGTGGTCCTTTACATCATTGTCAGAGAGGTGCTCCTTACTTTCATTGTTGGTTGTATCCTGAGAATACACAGGAGTGGGGAACTGAACAATGCAACTACAGCTGTACTGTACATTCCAGTTGGGCAATTTAATTATATAAAGGTGCACAGCATCTGTAATTGCAGGGGATTTGGTACATTTACATCTATGAATCACTCATTTTACAAGATGATGAATACAATAAATAGAAAACTTCTTGCTAGGTTACTGTTTCAAAGCTGAAATCAAAAAAGCAGAATCTACATTTTCCAGCAAAGTGGTTAAGAAAAAGCCTTAGTTACATATGAacctttattaatgtttttttgtacaGCAGATGTATATATGAAAGTGCTCCCTGTATGCATAgtggcaacatgttactcacagcTTTAGGTCCATGATGAACAAACTCTTCCTGTGAATGTTAGAGTTAAATTCAGGATTTGGCACTAGTACAGGTAGTGATGAAAAACATATGAGTGGTAACAAGTCTTAATATCTGTCTCCAGTACTAAACTGGGATAATCCGAAGAAGCAGTGTACTCAAGTATCATATGCAGTGCCAAGATCGTGTATTTCAGATTGTGCTCATGATTACTGCACTGACATATTCCCATGTCCTGTACAAAATAAGCTGCTACATACAGTCTTCTCAGGTGGATTACAGTTAAGaagaatttttacatttataaggTAGGTGCTgcagttttattttctttctacaTATTTACAGTCTTAGTTAAATGACAAtgtcaacaaaacaaaaaacatcttcttgtatattattttttttttgtctgttactCAATACCCACATTCTTTTTTAAGGTACAAATTCAAATGTAGatcacaaaaaatgtgcaaagatATTTCACAAAATGGAAAATTAGAACAGAAGgtggattttaaaaaaagtaattgaaCTTTGTTACAGAAATGAATTTCTTCTCTGTCCCCAGTGCTGAACTATGTCACCCACAAGCCtctgttacaaactgtaacacaTGTTGATATGAAAGGAAGCTTAACATGTTTTAGTTGTCAGGAAAGAACTACAGTACCTGCTCTTATTTCTATCAGCTTGATATAAACTTGGTCTTTAGAGTGTAATGAATTCTgctgtgtcagtgtcacttttgGCAGGAAAACTAAAATAAAACCTTACTGAACAAAATTCTAACAAGTTAAAGGAAAGGGCACTGTAAATGCCACAAGAGATTTATATATTCTGAAACTGCTGTATATCAAAGGGATGTTATTATTCCAaaattatttggtttttttttttttaaaataatgttttagttttTTATGTGGTTCTAACCAATGTCAAGCTGTCATATTTCACGTTGCTGTAGAGTTTGTTCCTCTGCCTTGCTGAGCTTTCAGATCTCAGTCACTCTTGTTAAGGGCTCAAAATCATGAACTGATGTATCTAAAGGGTTTTATGCAGGATCTTTTACTCTCTTTCCACAGATGACcagaatctctgccataaagcattGTTATTTGTAGGTGTACAGGAGATTTTCTAATTTAGACTCAAAagtaacaatctttttttttgcagaaatgtcttaataaatattaaaacctGCTTTTAGTTACAATTTCAAACAAACTTGTCATAGTATTCCTTTTAAGGGGAGTTTTTGGCTAACCATACACATGTTAATGAGCCCTACAGTGAGTTACTATATTCAGTTACTGTGTACTGTTATATACTGGCTGGTCCCTAGTACACTGTATTTAGCTGCAGTACCACCTCTCACCTAACTTGCAGGGATGCACATTTTTTATAGGCTACAACAGAATAGCACCACAGGTGATATCTGCAAACAAAACAATGAATGTTTGACATTTCTATATTTTGAAAAGCTCAAAGATCAATTTATCACAGTGTTAATTTCTTAATATTCTACCATAAGACATGACCCATAGGTTTTACATCTTATAAAAGCTGAAAATAACTTTTCTAAAAGCATcttcttttattatttaacttgtagtagactgctGGTTGATACTGGTTGATAATAGCAACTACATATATGTTCAGAAATGAGCCTTACAGTAGGCAAACTAAGAAATTATAGGTGAATCAAAAGTTAAGCTATTATTTTGTATAGGAAAATAATACACACACAGGAACACAGGTATTAGACTGAATTTGAAACTTCCAACCATATAACCCTACAAACTGTCAATATAGGCTCTTAAAGAATCACAAAAATAGTTATTACCTACATAACCTTATCAAGCACTTTAGAAAATCATTAAGAATACATTTTGAACTTATATTAATTggtttaggtaaaaaaaagacCCAAGACATTCCTTAATTAATTCATTTGTTTGTATGATCTGGATTAACACCAACCTGTTTGAATGGTATTGGATACAGAAATGCCTGCAAAGCCCTTAAACAAACATTAAAACAACTGACCTGCCTTCTCAACCAGGATTAACGTACAATCCCTTATCCCTCAACACTCCCATGTTTTAAATTTTGAGTGGTAGAGTCAGTCAGTCAGGGGACCTGTCAGTACTGTTTGCAAGAACATTATTTACCAGGTAATAAGCAGCTGCAAAGGCTTGGGCACAGAAACAGGGAAATCAGTCAAGTATTAATGGGAAAGCCAACAAATGCATGAGAAGGAAGCTGGGAGGGGAATGGCCAGAGGCAAGTTTAAACACAGCAAAGGTCATGAATGGAAATATAAAGCAAATGTAGAAAATGGGGTATTATGGAATaagagtccaaagaagggcaactaagctggcaaAGAGGCACTTATGGGGTGATAtaataactatgtttaaatatataaggagacTGCATAATAAActctataatgttttatttaccagcagGTCCTTCATGCAGACACAAAGGCATCCATTAAGATTAGAGGGAAGGAGTTTCCATCTCAATATTAGGAAAGGGTTGTTTACAGTTGTGGAATTCTCAGCCCTGAAgtagttgtactggcagatacattaaataaCTTCAAGAaggttgaatggctttttagcaagtgaggaaatacaggccAATTCAAAAAATTGCTCTTAGTACAATGTTGACCCAaggactgccatcttggagttaggAAGGAATGTTTTCTCCCtatgaggcaaattagagaggcttccaAAGGGGTTTCTACCTTCCTGTGGATCAACTAGCagctaggcaggtttcatatagacataaaaggttgaacttaatggacatgtgtcttttcttaaagaataagtaaaccttttcttttttaaaatctcTTAAATTACTTAGTAaggcccccagaataacatacctttctccctgcatgtagatttacttcatttctctattacagccaattcaactacagctcttttaatgattttcttgtctggcatgaagctccacccccttttgctttttgAGCGCTCTTTCTGACTATGGTGACCTCAAAAAGGTATCAAATGTGCAtgtctgattgattttaattaaaGCAGAGGCAATGAACATgtccagtaggcacctctttgagtcGGAAAGAGAAGgatgctcagaaagcaaaaggggtggagcttcatgctagacaaggaagtccgTAAAAGAGCTGTGGCTCAGCTCCTCGTGatcaagaaacaaaataaatctgtatgtagggagaaaggtatgttattctgggggttgtttgctgtaattttaggggatttaaaataaaaggcttatttatactttaacctaagttactatgtatgttactatgaaaaGCTGTGGGAATGGGTCATGATATCCCTGACCCCCACTCACCCTTCCAAAAAGCCCCCCATGCTCCCTAGTGGTACATATGTGAATACCAGCCCAGAAGGTGAATTAGGAACAAAAGCTGAGAACTTAGGACTGGGAGATAAGGACTGAAAGCACTTGCATTGTGCTGTGCTGGCAGTTTCTAAAACCACATCATAATGCATAATaaactaagatggctgcctacacagtagtattaaaattaaaaattttgaatGGTAGAAtttattatttgcaatgtacacagtgaaATATATCACTAAAAACAACACCATAAATCATGACAGAAATTTTAACTGGGTGTGCTGTCaagataaataattttaaatctgTAAGAAATTCTATTACAGTTTTCCCTCACTACACTGTTTAGTTCTTTCCTCCCTTATACCTATTCCAATATTAATCAAAATTTCATGGAAGCACATTTTACTTGGATAGCAAAAGATGGAGATGTCTGCATTCTATGTGCTAATGACATGTATTCTGTAGTAAAGTGGAATGTTCCTCTACCATTCATTGCTGTAGCTATATGCAGTGTATCTGAGAAAGAACACTGTGGTTTGTTTGTGGTCTGTGTTTAAAACCAGCAGTGGTAGTGTTGGATTAACATGAGTCATCTCCCCAGTTTCTGTGGATTATAAAAATGCATACATGGCGCCTCTTACACTTACTTTGCTGTCTAAAAATGCTATTTTGGTTGAGCTCTTCAAGCCTTTCTGTAGTAACCACTACAAGTTGAAAATAAATAACACCAGCACATATAACAGAATGAACAATAGGAAAGCAAGATGCTAATGATAAAAATGAATTATGTTAAATTAAAAATAGTAACACCATTAAAACCAAAATGCTTTGTAATTATATTGGTCTTTAGCTAAGGCTCTGAGGATATAAAAGATATAAATAGTTATcatgtattattacatttatatgtacCAATCTGCAATAAAATAGCACAGACCTTACTGGGAAAAGCTTTACTGGCTTAGGGGTGGATTAAGCACATGGTGCCCATAAGCTTGAAGTATGTTTGACAAGGCACTTGGTGAACCTGGGACTTTATATACACAAAACAAAGTAGAAACATACAACAGGTTCATGAAGTTATATCAAGACatacaggggtgggccaagccgactccctaggcaacccggtaagccacctcgcccctgcacccgTTGTgcccaaggcagctgccttttctgccttcccctagttttggccctgaaGACATTTGCAAACCTATTGTCCTATACAAAGAAGTCTATCAACAGACTGTATGGAGATAAAGCTTTCAACCCAATATTAGCATTTTCCAGGTCAGGTGACATGCATTCAAGGAGTAATCCTGAAGAAACCATCTTTTTAAAAGTACCATATTCTGGTTCATAGAATATATAAGGGGTTATTTAGTTCATGGCTCAGAATGCAAAAACAAGGGCTCCAATTgacatatttttgcactttgaaccctgTCCTTTTTTTGAACTACagaaggtctctgtgctccaaaatgccAAAATAGGACACAGAGAGTTGCATGTGCCCTACCAATACAGTACTGCCTGCgcaccccttaggggcacatttactaacccacgaacgggccgaatgcgtccgattgcatttttttcgtaatgaccggtattttgcgattttttcggaaattatcgcgactttttcgttactaatacgatttgcgcaaaaaaacgcgagtttttcgtagccattccgaaagttgcgcaaaatctggcgattcttttgtagcgttaaaacttgcgcgaaaagtcgcgcctttttcgtagcgttaaaacttaaaaggcgcaatgttttgcgcaagttttaactctacgaaaaaatcgcgacttttcgcgcaagttttaacgctacgaaaaaatcgccagattttgcgcaactttcggaatggctacgaaaaactcgcgtttttcgcgcaaatcgtattggtaacgaaaaagtcgtgataatttccgaaaagtcgtaaaggcgccgaaaaaatcacaaaaaatacgaaaaagtcgcaaaatgttcgttttccaatcggaatttttccaattcggattcgaattcgtgtcttagtaaatcagcccctaagtgttcaaaAACTTGAGTTTGGGTcatcgtaaatgacccctaagacTTTATTCAGAAAAGGTTTTGTGGATGAGACATTTAAATTATGATGCACTGCTCTGAGCTACTGAATAAATGATATGTTGTATAGTATGTATTTGGCAGTTTTTGGTGTTTTGGAGGACAGTTTTATGCATTATTAGGGGtttgagttattattattattattattattattattacaaactcTAATTGAGTTGTACCTGCAACTGACAAGCTATCAATAATCTGAAAAAGAATCACTCAGAAACCACAGACTCCCTCATTTAATAAGGTGGAAGGGCGCTACCTCACAGCTATCTGGGAAAAATTCCATTGAAGTCAATTTTTTAAACAACATACTCAGCTAAGCCAGTTTTAGCCAGTTAAAAAATCTGTAATGGTTTTGCCTTGAGACAGCAGACTGGGTCATATATATCATTTGATTTGTtcttataaataaacaaacaactcAATTAgagtttgtaataataataataatttcacccTTAATAATGCATGAAACTGTCCTCCATAGGTTTACATGTGGTATAATTTCTATATCAAGGTAAGATGTTACTTCCATTCCATTCACTCTATGATCTATGATCCGCAGATATTATATCTCTGAAACAACACCATGAAGGAATACCTGCTTTTGTATTTCCTGGCTTTGTGCTATGCTAAGCCATTTATTTTACCTCCAAAGTACATGGCACTGACTGACCTCATGTTAAAAGATATGgaagatgatgacgatgatgacgATGACAATGATGATGACAATTCATTGTTTCCATTTAAAAAGAATATACCAGCTCGACCTACACTGCCTCCATTTGACTTATTTCCATCTTGTCCATTTGGATGTCAGTGTTACCTAAAAATTGTTCAGTGCTCTGACCTTGGTAAGTCCAATAAAATAtcactttataaaatatatgattAAAAATACAAGGGTTATATCACCAAGCATCAGTTACAGCACTTTGCTATGATGTGGCTAGAGACTATTGCCTTGCCCAACAGTAGAAATAGGAAAATTCACTTTATAATACATGCTGTTTGAAGGGTGAAAAATGACTTTTATTGCTAATTTGGATGGTATGATTAACAGACTGGCGCTGTAATGAAAGCACCTAGTAAGCACAATTGATGGAGCCATGgaaagtccttatacacataaaATAGAATTTGACAAATTGTCTGTAATGCATCAACTGTTTGGGAGGTTCCCTGAAGCTGCAGCCTTGGAATATTGCAAGCTCTGACATGTAGCATTATGTAAAGCTAAGTAGACAACTGATCCCATTCAATATAATTGTATGCTTATGTAATTAAACTTTGCATGCATTGAACAGGTTTAACCTCCGTACCAAATAAAATCCCATACGACACTCGACTTTTAGACCtccaaaacaacaaaataaaggaGATCAAAGAAAAAGATCTACAAGGCCTGATATCTCTTTCGGTAAGTTATGACTAACACAGCTCGGCAAAAGAAGAGTAGTGCGACAGAGCTAAAATgttatttcattattttcatttttatctggAAAATAAGGACAGTTATGTCATCAAAAGAGTTGTTTTATAACACAAgtttctttttaataaacatCTAGGCTTTGTTTCTCAACAACAATAAACTATACAAGGTGCATCCAAAGGCGTTCCAGTCTACAAAGAAGCTGCGACGCTTGTACCTTTCACATAATCAGCTCACAGAAATACCATCCAATCTTCCAAAATCATTGGCAGAGCTCAGGATCCATGACAACAAAGTTAAAAAAGTACAAAAGGAAGCATTTAAAGGCATTCATTCGTTACATGTGTTAGGTAGGTATGTCACTGGTATATAAAATGgactgacttttttttcttaaagatgttattttaatttcaacattttaaacaaaaaatagaacAGTACACACATATTTTAGAAAAACATTGCGATGACATTCCTAATTACTTCTTCTTGAGTTGGGTCAGAGATTCTGGGCAGCTACAACTCAAGCATTCTGACTTCACATCCTAGGTATGAAATCCTTTTGGTTATTATATATGTCGGTATGCCTTTAAGACAAAGAAAGAAACAGCAGCCTTTTGGAACCGGTGCACCAATTTTGTTTTTAGAATTAGCATATGGATTTAATAAAACCCATTGTAAAATGCAGTTGTACCACCTTATTCCAATTAACAATAGTCACAATGCCTTGTAAAAGTTTTATGAATCCTTAACAGTTGCTGAATGAAGCATATGCCAATTTTCCACGTTATACTGTGAAACAAATATGTTTGTTTAGTTCTACTGCAAGTTTTTGTGTGaaattacaattttttcccaGAGTACTTGATGGAGGGCCTGTCAAATGGCACTAAACTTAACATACAGTACAAAATAatctaatataaaaaataattttaaattcattttaccattttaacaaatatatttgtttactgGAAACATGGCAGGGGAATGGAAACATAGGTTTGTACAACCAAACCTTCAATATAACCTCTGTCGCCTGTGAAATTGattattaaaatatgaatgtctTATTCATATTCTTATTTCATTAGAACTAAACTGGCAAAGTTATTTTCATCAAAGTGGATGTCTGAAAAGTTTGAAAGCAGAACAGAGTATGGGTCGTTTGAAACAGAATAAAATACTAAGCTTCCCGTAACATGGGGAAAACTCTGCATCTTCGGGATTTCTTCAAAACAGTTCAGTGACACGGAGCTTTCTGGCGCTTGTGCAATAGAAGGTAATCCCTGAGTATCTCTAACTGCACATGTGCCAGCAAGCTCTGTGTCACCAAACTGATCCAAAGATACAGTAGATAGTGCCTGCTAGCTCAGTTGTGCTATTCTGCATTTATAGGTTAGCTTGCAGAGACACCGAAATAGACTCTGTGGGGAGGGAGCAGCGAAGGGGCTCAATGGAGGGCAGTGGATGGGGGCTTTTGTCTGgggagggtttagttctcctttaagtaataggTCCCATAATTAAAAGACAACATACAGTACttactaacaaataaatatataaataaacacctGGCacctaaaaaaaactaaaaaaaaaaaaaaactatatatctgtatattgttTTTGCAGAGATGAGTGCAAATCCCCTTGAAAGTGATGGAATACAACCTGGAGCATTTGATGGACTGACTGTGTTCCACATTAGGATTGCAGAGGCTAAACTCACATCAATCCCTAAAGGTCTGTAAAATTGTATTCCAATTTGAAAAAATTCAAATAGCACCAGACAAGCCTGCCAGGATACCAGTGAATCTTCTAGCTCCTAGTGTGCCCCAGCCAAAGATAGTTCCTTTAGGCCCCATCTTATTTCCTTGCTAAGATGCAGGGGCGTTTCTGGCCCAGGAGCCGCCCTTCCCTCACTAGTGCTGAAAGTACAGTGTAAAAAACGGAAATTCAGCAATTAAAGTACCACCCTTGGTACCTCTGGGGCCACTGCCAGCTGAgacgagtttctcaacttgcctcatagCCCTGCTGAGATGCCCTACTGGGTCCAATCATGGCACTTCAGTTTCATGTATCATTTTCAAATCTCTATCACTGAAATTAATGTGATGCCATATTATGTCATACTGCCCTCTGTGGGCACTAAATAAAGCTTGGTTAGAGATTCCTTGGGGGTGCACTCCCCTGTTGAGGGGGATATACACCAAAACCGCCTTTCGATTTGATGAAACATAGTACTGCAGGCATTCTAATGAAGATTTAGAGCTACCATTAATTCAAATCCATTTTAACTGCTCAGAGGCACAATTCAATCTTAGTACTTCACAATATTTAGAGACAACTGAAATATTTATCACTGTGAGTGGCTGTGAATGGTCAGAAAAGTTTTTTGCTGTTATAAAATTAATATTGTAAAATTTATCCTAGATTTACCACCATCAATTTATGAGCTCCACCTTGACCACAATAAAATTTCAGCAATTGAACTTGAGGATTTATTACGATACAAAGACCttcagaggtaaaaaaaaaaaaaaaaaaaaaagtttgaatggCAAACctttaaaggggtatttcacctttaagttaactttatgtatagtttttgattttttttttcttcttcttctgactctttccagttttcaaatgggggtcactgaccacagcacccaaaaactattactctctgaggctacaattttattgttattgttactttttgttattgttacttggctttctgttcag
Encoded proteins:
- the aspn gene encoding asporin encodes the protein MKEYLLLYFLALCYAKPFILPPKYMALTDLMLKDMEDDDDDDDDNDDDNSLFPFKKNIPARPTLPPFDLFPSCPFGCQCYLKIVQCSDLGLTSVPNKIPYDTRLLDLQNNKIKEIKEKDLQGLISLSALFLNNNKLYKVHPKAFQSTKKLRRLYLSHNQLTEIPSNLPKSLAELRIHDNKVKKVQKEAFKGIHSLHVLEMSANPLESDGIQPGAFDGLTVFHIRIAEAKLTSIPKDLPPSIYELHLDHNKISAIELEDLLRYKDLQRLGLGHNKIRDVENGSFASIPNVREIHLENNKLRRVPLGLPDLKYLQVLFLHSNNIGKVDVNDFCPTGLKLKKSLYSGISLFKNPVKYWEVQPATFRCTLGRNSVHLGNFRK